Proteins encoded together in one Deinococcus irradiatisoli window:
- a CDS encoding TMEM175 family protein, whose translation MTPPDASDHAPDLPEAVPAGRLHGLSDGVFAIVMTLLVLELRLPELAGEVGALGPAAQNAEVLQGLADLTGKLSIYFMTFVVTGLSWLGHSRLYAQIRQIDQRLGFLNVLYLMMVSLLPFSAALIGEHGNVPAGIAPYALNQMLISASFLVMLRRTRQQEINARPEVASRLQQRSVLNLAVFTVMLGLAFIWSPLAWFTPFLLLLAHPLLGRWLRRRPSSTFPS comes from the coding sequence ATGACGCCGCCCGACGCTTCCGATCACGCGCCCGATCTACCCGAAGCTGTGCCGGCCGGCCGCCTGCACGGCCTGAGCGACGGCGTGTTCGCCATCGTGATGACCCTCCTGGTGCTCGAACTGCGCCTGCCGGAACTGGCCGGTGAGGTCGGGGCGCTGGGCCCAGCGGCCCAGAACGCCGAGGTGCTTCAGGGCTTGGCCGACCTCACCGGCAAGCTCTCGATCTACTTCATGACCTTCGTGGTCACCGGCCTCAGCTGGCTGGGCCACAGCCGCCTGTACGCCCAGATCCGGCAGATCGACCAGCGTCTGGGCTTTCTCAACGTGCTGTATCTGATGATGGTGTCCTTACTGCCGTTCAGCGCCGCGTTGATCGGCGAGCACGGCAACGTGCCGGCCGGCATCGCGCCCTACGCCCTCAACCAGATGCTGATCAGCGCCTCGTTTCTGGTGATGCTGCGCCGAACCCGTCAGCAGGAGATCAACGCCCGCCCGGAGGTTGCCTCACGCCTGCAGCAGCGCTCGGTGCTGAACTTGGCGGTGTTCACCGTGATGCTGGGGCTGGCCTTCATCTGGTCGCCGCTGGCCTGGTTCACGCCGTTTCTGCTGCTGCTGGCCCACCCGCTGCTGGGCCGCTGGCTCCGGCGCCGCCCGTCCTCAACCTTCCCCTCATAA
- a CDS encoding N-acetylmuramoyl-L-alanine amidase, producing the protein MIGAAVFRDLRLRAALLAALLLLGVAGAQYAYSKLMLGNQETQAIVLGGAEYASQTALGSVVQVSREDPYVRVQGLGHQLLLPIDQDPERAATDFNTVQLDTVRLKARTATLVNGEVYLPLDTLARGLGAQYQTGKFSVPLPALTNVASRAGKDTDRIVLDLSRDAAYGVNITGNTLTLTLKGVNANARTYATRGAFVPKFEVKPNNGNGLVSVPLGAGAGYRLFKVVRPGSVRLVLDVGPGLPRNVPLLIDTPRAPLIVLDPAPKGGGSVDLPLEVARATGKLLSDAGWQVKLTRSAAGRLPIAEREKLARQSQVFVTLSLGRFPGASRKGITLYQPTGDQDAQILNAYRNAPASSPLVRSAVGDGSETKRLSELLMGELGSRGLKAETQPVPRLYLPGEAPHAAFELELGWPQNAGDLANLITPQRTSKVSEALALSVATFLKARAANLTGSSQ; encoded by the coding sequence GTGATCGGGGCCGCCGTGTTCCGCGACCTGCGGCTGCGCGCCGCTTTGCTGGCCGCCTTACTCCTGCTCGGCGTGGCCGGCGCGCAGTACGCCTACAGCAAGCTGATGCTGGGCAACCAGGAAACGCAGGCCATCGTGCTGGGCGGGGCCGAGTACGCTTCGCAGACGGCGCTGGGCAGCGTGGTGCAGGTCAGCCGCGAGGACCCCTACGTGCGGGTGCAGGGTCTGGGCCACCAGCTGCTGCTCCCGATCGATCAGGATCCCGAGCGCGCCGCCACCGACTTCAACACCGTGCAGCTCGACACCGTCCGGCTCAAGGCCCGCACCGCCACGCTGGTCAACGGCGAGGTGTACCTGCCGCTCGACACCCTGGCGCGCGGGCTGGGCGCCCAGTACCAGACCGGCAAGTTCTCGGTGCCGCTGCCGGCCCTGACCAACGTGGCCTCGCGGGCCGGCAAAGACACCGACCGCATCGTGCTCGACCTCAGCCGCGACGCCGCTTACGGGGTCAACATCACCGGCAACACCCTGACCCTGACCCTCAAGGGCGTCAATGCCAACGCCCGCACCTACGCCACGCGCGGCGCGTTCGTGCCGAAGTTCGAGGTCAAGCCCAACAACGGCAACGGACTGGTCAGCGTCCCGCTGGGTGCCGGGGCCGGCTACCGTCTCTTCAAGGTGGTGCGCCCCGGCAGCGTGCGGCTGGTGCTTGACGTGGGGCCGGGTCTGCCGCGCAACGTGCCGCTGCTGATCGACACCCCGCGCGCGCCCCTGATCGTCCTCGATCCGGCTCCCAAGGGCGGGGGCAGCGTGGACCTTCCGCTGGAAGTGGCGCGCGCCACCGGCAAGCTGCTCAGCGACGCCGGCTGGCAGGTCAAGCTGACCCGCAGCGCCGCCGGGCGCCTGCCGATCGCCGAGCGCGAGAAGCTGGCCCGCCAGAGCCAGGTGTTCGTCACGCTCAGCCTGGGCCGCTTTCCCGGCGCCTCGCGTAAGGGCATCACCCTCTACCAGCCGACCGGCGACCAGGACGCCCAGATTCTCAACGCCTACCGCAACGCGCCGGCCAGCAGCCCGCTGGTGCGCTCGGCGGTCGGCGACGGCAGCGAAACCAAGCGGCTCTCGGAACTGCTGATGGGCGAACTCGGCTCGCGCGGCCTCAAGGCCGAGACCCAGCCGGTGCCGCGCCTGTACCTGCCGGGCGAAGCGCCGCACGCCGCCTTCGAGCTCGAACTCGGCTGGCCGCAGAATGCCGGCGACCTCGCCAACCTGATCACGCCGCAGCGCACCAGCAAGGTCTCCGAAGCGCTGGCCCTCAGCGTCGCCACCTTTCTCAAGGCGCGCGCCGCCAACCTCACCGGGAGCAGCCAGTGA
- the pdxS gene encoding pyridoxal 5'-phosphate synthase lyase subunit PdxS has translation MSDHQTQQGTPEIKFGFAEMFKGGVIMDVVTPEHARIAEAAGATAVMALERVPADIRKDGGVARMSDPSMIKEIIAAVSIPVMAKVRIGHFVEAQILQSLGVDFIDESEVLTPADESYHIEKSKFSVPFVCGAKNLGEALRRVGEGASMIRTKGEAGTGNVVEAVRHARNVLGEIRAIQARPSEELMTVARDLQAPFHLVQYVHQHGKLPVVNFAAGGVATPADAALMMQLGLDGVFVGSGIFKSGGGDLGQIEKRARAIVKAVTHFDNPDILAEVSENLGLPMTGINIDSLIPEERLASRGW, from the coding sequence ATGAGCGACCATCAGACCCAGCAAGGCACCCCCGAAATCAAGTTCGGTTTCGCCGAGATGTTCAAAGGCGGCGTGATCATGGACGTGGTGACGCCCGAGCACGCCCGCATCGCCGAGGCCGCCGGCGCGACCGCCGTGATGGCCCTGGAGCGCGTGCCGGCAGACATCCGCAAGGACGGCGGCGTGGCGCGCATGAGCGACCCGAGCATGATCAAGGAGATCATCGCGGCGGTGAGCATTCCGGTGATGGCCAAGGTCCGCATCGGGCACTTCGTCGAAGCGCAGATTCTGCAATCTCTCGGCGTGGACTTCATCGACGAATCCGAGGTGCTGACCCCCGCCGACGAGAGCTACCACATCGAGAAGAGCAAGTTCAGCGTGCCGTTCGTCTGCGGGGCCAAGAATCTCGGCGAAGCGCTGCGCCGGGTCGGGGAAGGCGCCAGCATGATCCGCACCAAGGGCGAGGCCGGCACCGGCAACGTGGTGGAAGCGGTGCGCCATGCCCGCAACGTGCTGGGCGAGATCCGCGCCATCCAGGCCCGTCCCAGCGAGGAACTGATGACAGTGGCGCGCGATCTGCAGGCGCCTTTCCACCTGGTGCAGTACGTTCACCAGCACGGCAAGCTGCCGGTGGTGAACTTCGCCGCCGGCGGCGTGGCGACCCCCGCCGACGCCGCGCTGATGATGCAGCTGGGCCTCGACGGCGTGTTCGTCGGCAGCGGCATCTTCAAGAGCGGCGGCGGCGACCTCGGCCAGATCGAGAAGCGCGCCCGCGCCATCGTCAAGGCGGTGACGCATTTCGACAACCCCGACATTCTGGCCGAGGTGAGCGAGAACCTCGGCCTGCCGATGACCGGCATCAACATCGATTCCCTGATTCCCGAAGAGCGCCTCGCCAGCCGGGGTTGGTAA
- a CDS encoding GerMN domain-containing protein yields MTPINILGLLLLALSLYLRDWVSRPPTTPTPPELQLEVMQPLSVRLYFSNTQVDDFVTEDRTVQVEGKSPGKVAQATLNAWVRGPLKGKGLRAVPQGSAAPDVWVRGPHFYVNLPTSYTQFNFGISGERMVICSLTRSLLEKTGKDVLFLVGGQSSPTLLGHMDLRRPYTKADCTS; encoded by the coding sequence TTGACGCCAATCAATATTCTGGGGCTGCTGCTGCTGGCCCTGTCGCTCTACCTGCGCGACTGGGTCTCTAGGCCCCCGACGACGCCCACGCCGCCGGAACTGCAACTCGAAGTCATGCAGCCGCTGAGCGTCCGGCTGTACTTCTCGAATACTCAGGTGGACGACTTCGTGACCGAGGACCGCACTGTGCAGGTCGAGGGCAAGTCGCCGGGTAAAGTCGCCCAGGCCACCCTGAACGCCTGGGTGCGCGGGCCGCTGAAGGGCAAGGGCCTGCGCGCCGTGCCGCAGGGCAGCGCCGCGCCGGACGTGTGGGTGCGCGGCCCGCACTTCTATGTCAATTTGCCGACCAGCTATACCCAGTTCAACTTCGGCATCAGCGGCGAGCGCATGGTGATCTGCTCGCTGACCCGTAGCCTGCTCGAAAAAACCGGCAAGGACGTGTTGTTCCTGGTGGGCGGGCAAAGCAGCCCCACCTTGCTGGGCCACATGGACCTGCGCCGCCCCTACACCAAGGCCGACTGCACCAGTTAA
- a CDS encoding alpha/beta fold hydrolase, giving the protein MRFTSSPSQTFTDAGRTLRYRRQGQGPPLVLIHGLSGSGRWWRFNTPALSADHEVLTLELIGGVGVQAAARLIVAWLEHLDLPPAAVVGHSMGGQIALYVAAFAPERVSKLVLACASGLLRASWWKVALNLPRAGFSGRPRFVPVVLRDSLRTGLPNLYRSARDLLRDDVEALLPTIAVPTLVIWGARDPLVPPRLGQHLAGSIPGAQYVELPRAGHVVMVDQPAAFNEAVLDFLAERA; this is encoded by the coding sequence GTGCGCTTCACTTCTTCGCCCTCCCAGACCTTCACGGACGCGGGCCGCACCCTACGCTACCGCCGTCAGGGCCAGGGACCGCCGCTGGTGCTGATTCACGGCCTGAGCGGTTCGGGCCGCTGGTGGCGTTTCAACACCCCGGCCCTGAGCGCCGACCACGAAGTGCTGACCCTGGAACTCATCGGCGGGGTGGGGGTGCAGGCCGCCGCCCGCCTGATCGTGGCTTGGCTGGAGCACCTCGATCTGCCGCCCGCCGCCGTGGTGGGGCACAGCATGGGCGGCCAGATCGCTTTGTACGTGGCGGCCTTCGCGCCCGAGCGGGTCTCGAAGCTGGTGCTGGCCTGCGCCAGCGGTCTGTTGCGCGCCAGCTGGTGGAAGGTCGCGCTCAATCTGCCGCGCGCGGGATTTTCGGGTCGCCCGCGCTTCGTGCCGGTGGTGCTGCGCGACTCGCTGAGAACCGGGCTGCCCAACCTCTACCGCTCGGCCCGCGATTTGCTGCGCGACGACGTGGAAGCGCTGCTGCCCACCATCGCCGTGCCGACGTTGGTGATCTGGGGGGCGCGCGATCCGCTGGTGCCGCCCCGGCTCGGCCAGCATCTGGCCGGCAGCATTCCCGGCGCGCAGTACGTCGAGCTGCCGCGCGCCGGGCACGTCGTGATGGTGGACCAGCCAGCGGCCTTTAATGAGGCAGTGCTGGACTTTCTGGCTGAGAGAGCGTGA
- a CDS encoding response regulator — translation MSAGEVAPPHLLVADDEQQTLELLELSLQLSGFQVTTVGSGMAALACAQRQRFDLILLGAQMSPWDGLETARQLRTLPAAPPIVLLSAAPLDEAARALVAASLEKPFRPSQLAAVIRDTLAHRPEA, via the coding sequence GTGAGCGCGGGCGAAGTGGCGCCGCCGCATCTGCTGGTGGCGGACGACGAGCAGCAGACCCTAGAACTCCTCGAACTCAGCTTGCAGCTCAGCGGCTTTCAGGTCACCACCGTCGGCAGCGGCATGGCGGCGCTGGCCTGCGCCCAGCGGCAACGCTTCGACCTGATTCTTCTCGGCGCGCAGATGTCGCCCTGGGACGGCCTGGAAACAGCCCGGCAGCTGCGGACCCTGCCGGCCGCGCCGCCGATCGTCTTGCTGTCGGCCGCGCCGCTCGACGAAGCGGCCCGCGCCCTGGTCGCCGCCTCGCTCGAGAAGCCGTTTCGGCCCTCGCAGCTCGCGGCGGTGATCCGCGACACGCTGGCCCATCGGCCGGAAGCGTAA
- the rho gene encoding transcription termination factor Rho — MNDHLGTQALPFHELQQKILPELHLIAAQVGIENYRKLKKDALALAILERQAEREGQTLARGYLEISPDGYGFLQGDLLDPSSRTVLITAGVIKQYFLRSGDEVIGRARRPRENERYGSLIQVEAVNGLSPEAAKLRPRFDDLTPTFPDQQLVLEEPGTEDGVSLRVVDLLVPIGRGQRALIVAPPKAGKTTLLKKIANSITRNYPDVTVIVLLVDERPEEVTDFRESVRGAQVVASTFDEPPQHHIRVAEFVHERARRLVEDGGHVVILLDSITRLARANNLVTPPTGRTLSGGLDSNALHWPKRFLGAARNIREGGSLTILATALVETGSRMDDVIFEEFKGTGNAELVLSRRLEERRIFPAMDITKSSTRREELLLDPAVMHKMWLLRKVISDMDPADAMDMLLGRMGKTRNNQEFLATLAGS, encoded by the coding sequence GTGAATGACCATCTGGGCACCCAAGCTTTGCCCTTTCACGAACTCCAGCAGAAAATTCTGCCCGAACTGCACCTGATCGCCGCGCAGGTGGGCATCGAGAACTACCGCAAACTCAAGAAAGACGCTCTGGCGCTCGCCATTCTGGAACGCCAGGCCGAGCGCGAGGGCCAGACGCTGGCGCGCGGCTACCTCGAAATCAGCCCCGACGGCTACGGCTTCCTGCAGGGCGACCTGCTCGATCCGTCGTCGCGCACGGTGCTGATCACCGCCGGGGTCATCAAGCAGTACTTCCTGCGCAGCGGCGACGAGGTGATCGGCCGTGCCCGGCGCCCGCGCGAGAACGAGCGCTACGGCAGCTTGATTCAGGTCGAGGCGGTCAACGGCCTCTCGCCCGAAGCCGCCAAATTGCGCCCGCGATTCGACGATCTGACGCCCACCTTCCCGGACCAGCAACTCGTCCTGGAAGAGCCCGGCACCGAGGACGGCGTGAGCCTGCGGGTCGTGGACCTGCTGGTGCCGATCGGGCGGGGGCAGCGCGCCCTGATTGTCGCGCCGCCGAAAGCGGGGAAAACCACCCTGCTCAAGAAGATCGCCAACAGCATCACCCGCAACTACCCCGACGTGACGGTCATCGTGCTGTTGGTCGACGAGCGCCCCGAGGAAGTCACCGATTTCCGCGAGAGCGTGCGCGGCGCCCAGGTGGTGGCCTCCACCTTCGACGAGCCGCCCCAGCACCACATCCGGGTGGCCGAGTTCGTGCACGAGCGCGCCCGCCGGCTGGTCGAGGACGGGGGCCACGTGGTGATTTTGCTCGACTCGATCACCCGCCTGGCCCGCGCTAACAACCTGGTGACGCCGCCCACCGGGCGCACCCTCTCCGGGGGTCTGGATTCCAACGCGCTGCACTGGCCCAAGAGGTTTCTCGGCGCGGCGCGCAACATCCGCGAGGGCGGCTCGCTGACCATCCTCGCCACCGCGCTGGTCGAAACCGGCTCGCGGATGGACGACGTGATCTTCGAGGAATTCAAGGGCACCGGCAACGCCGAACTGGTGCTCTCGCGCCGGCTCGAGGAGCGGCGCATCTTCCCGGCCATGGACATCACCAAGTCCTCGACCCGCCGCGAGGAACTGTTGCTTGACCCGGCGGTGATGCACAAGATGTGGCTGCTGCGCAAAGTCATCTCCGACATGGACCCGGCCGACGCGATGGACATGCTGCTGGGGCGCATGGGCAAGACCCGCAACAACCAGGAATTCCTGGCGACGCTGGCCGGGAGCTGA
- a CDS encoding alpha/beta hydrolase — MNSAAMRPTRAGKAHFSMIRGLRTHARVYGDVQAQPIVIVPGLGCASWMYRRLARVLSRWRRVWAYDPPGHGFSQGRLDYPCRIEQLTDHLALWLSANGLQRAPLLGHSLGGEVIIDLAARYPQLGGPLIACAPTGIPENPSVLAQLARLTLDIPRERPSLWPLSAAAYTRAGPLRFYQLASDQSRHDTGPLLPQVRRPVLVLDGTADPVIRSWTVETLTRAIPGARAVQVAGGTHALTDSYPIEVAMHTLDFLEDLAGR; from the coding sequence GTGAACAGCGCGGCGATGCGCCCCACCCGAGCGGGGAAGGCCCACTTCAGCATGATCCGGGGGCTGCGGACCCACGCCCGCGTCTACGGCGACGTGCAGGCCCAACCGATCGTGATCGTGCCGGGGCTGGGTTGCGCTTCGTGGATGTACCGCCGCCTGGCGCGGGTGCTCTCGCGCTGGCGCCGGGTGTGGGCCTACGATCCGCCGGGACACGGCTTCTCGCAGGGCCGCCTGGATTATCCCTGCCGCATCGAGCAGCTTACCGACCACCTGGCCCTGTGGCTGAGCGCCAACGGCCTTCAGCGCGCTCCGCTGCTGGGCCACTCGCTGGGCGGCGAGGTCATCATCGATCTGGCGGCGCGGTATCCGCAGCTGGGCGGCCCGCTGATCGCCTGCGCGCCCACCGGCATTCCCGAGAACCCCAGCGTGCTGGCCCAGCTGGCCCGGCTGACGCTCGACATTCCGCGTGAGCGCCCCTCGCTGTGGCCGCTGAGTGCGGCGGCCTACACCCGCGCCGGCCCGCTGCGCTTTTACCAGCTGGCCAGCGACCAGTCCCGCCACGACACCGGCCCGCTGCTCCCGCAGGTGCGCCGCCCGGTGCTGGTGCTCGACGGCACCGCCGATCCGGTGATCCGCTCCTGGACCGTCGAAACCCTCACCCGCGCCATTCCCGGAGCGCGCGCGGTGCAGGTGGCCGGCGGCACCCACGCCCTGACCGATTCGTACCCGATCGAGGTGGCGATGCACACCCTGGATTTTCTCGAAGACCTGGCCGGGCGCTGA
- the smpB gene encoding SsrA-binding protein SmpB — MRPVYTNRRAHYEYELLERFEAGISLTGSEVKSIRAGGVDFRDAFARLQGHNLDLEGLYIPEYKDASYNNHTPRRTRRLLLNRGEIEKIERQLKIKGLTLIPTRLYQKGRYFKVEVALARGKKLYDKRRAEADKEARKEMRSA; from the coding sequence ATGCGGCCCGTGTATACCAACCGCCGCGCGCACTACGAATACGAACTGCTGGAGCGGTTCGAGGCGGGCATCAGTCTGACGGGCAGCGAAGTCAAGAGCATTCGCGCCGGGGGCGTGGATTTCCGCGACGCCTTTGCCCGCCTGCAAGGCCACAACCTTGACCTGGAAGGGCTCTACATTCCCGAATATAAAGATGCCAGCTACAACAACCACACGCCGCGGCGCACCCGCCGCCTCCTGCTCAACCGGGGCGAAATCGAGAAGATCGAGCGCCAGCTCAAGATCAAGGGCCTGACCCTGATCCCGACCCGCTTGTACCAGAAGGGGCGCTACTTCAAAGTCGAGGTGGCGCTGGCGCGCGGCAAGAAGCTCTACGACAAGCGCCGCGCCGAGGCCGACAAGGAAGCCCGCAAAGAGATGCGCAGCGCGTGA
- a CDS encoding peptidoglycan DD-metalloendopeptidase family protein, producing MRHDNSTHRFWSRAVASLGLSLLCASGMASAPLSPPTFNTVLDLKVPAPLPLFKPAALPRSTAASAFVIARPLEAPVQIAERYGVALSALRVLRAGGEQPPSAAPLSAGQVVRVALALTPPAGRRPESIKTVTVGYGDTLSHLMLRYDLSERELISANLDLGSLDKLLVGTRLNIPTRETGLLLRIKPGQSAADLIEAYRAEPLKVARANNITLPTELKVGDELLLPGIYADSLHQELLARRLRAIQQARAARVLAQYQAYEAWKAARLRERQRRFDAYQAWLKSPERLAMVEKYKRQAEYDAWRAQQAAKQAEYQNWLSQQNAEDAARSQDMHAQMLDLAGGDPRPQMQAALEAERAAPDLQLRWPIDHPRLTSRFGEEDIEFHQEQFHGGLDMAEPMGTPIYAAQEGDVTKSGDGAFGTNVYTVDPVLGLTIIYGHLSATAVEIGQHVKQGDLIGYVGCSGECTGPHLHFELRLGSTPVDPLAFLP from the coding sequence TTGCGTCACGACAACTCCACCCACCGGTTCTGGTCGCGGGCGGTCGCCAGTTTGGGCCTCTCCCTGCTGTGCGCTTCCGGCATGGCTTCCGCGCCGCTGAGTCCGCCGACGTTCAACACGGTGCTCGACCTCAAGGTGCCGGCGCCGCTGCCGCTGTTCAAACCGGCCGCCCTGCCCAGGAGCACGGCGGCCAGCGCCTTTGTGATCGCCCGGCCGCTCGAAGCGCCGGTGCAGATCGCCGAGCGCTACGGCGTGGCGCTCTCGGCGCTGCGGGTCTTGCGCGCCGGCGGGGAACAGCCGCCCTCGGCCGCGCCGCTCTCGGCTGGACAGGTGGTGCGGGTGGCGCTGGCGCTCACGCCCCCGGCCGGGCGGCGGCCCGAGAGCATCAAGACCGTCACGGTGGGTTACGGCGACACGCTCAGCCACCTGATGCTGCGCTACGACCTCTCGGAGCGCGAACTCATCAGCGCCAACCTCGACCTCGGCAGCCTCGACAAGTTGCTGGTCGGCACCCGGCTGAACATTCCCACCCGCGAAACCGGCCTGCTGCTGCGGATCAAGCCGGGCCAGAGCGCCGCCGATTTGATCGAGGCCTACCGCGCCGAGCCGCTCAAGGTGGCCCGCGCCAACAACATCACCCTACCCACCGAGCTTAAGGTGGGCGACGAACTGCTGCTGCCGGGCATCTATGCCGACTCGCTGCACCAGGAACTGCTCGCGCGGCGCCTGCGGGCCATTCAGCAGGCCCGGGCGGCGCGGGTGCTGGCCCAGTACCAGGCCTACGAAGCCTGGAAAGCCGCCCGCCTGCGGGAGCGCCAGCGCCGCTTCGACGCGTACCAGGCCTGGCTCAAGAGCCCCGAGCGGCTGGCGATGGTCGAGAAGTACAAGCGTCAGGCCGAGTACGACGCCTGGCGGGCGCAGCAGGCCGCCAAGCAGGCCGAGTACCAGAACTGGCTCTCGCAGCAAAACGCCGAGGACGCCGCGCGCTCGCAGGACATGCACGCTCAGATGCTCGACCTGGCCGGCGGCGATCCGCGCCCGCAGATGCAGGCCGCCCTGGAGGCCGAGCGCGCCGCGCCGGATTTGCAGCTGCGCTGGCCGATCGACCATCCGCGCCTGACCAGCCGTTTCGGCGAGGAAGACATCGAGTTTCATCAGGAGCAGTTTCACGGCGGCCTCGACATGGCCGAGCCGATGGGCACCCCGATCTACGCCGCCCAGGAAGGCGACGTGACCAAGAGCGGCGACGGCGCCTTCGGCACCAACGTCTACACCGTGGACCCGGTGCTGGGCCTGACCATCATCTACGGTCACCTCAGCGCCACTGCCGTCGAGATTGGCCAGCACGTCAAGCAGGGCGACCTGATCGGTTACGTGGGGTGCAGCGGCGAGTGCACCGGGCCGCACCTGCATTTCGAGCTGCGGCTGGGAAGCACGCCGGTCGACCCGCTGGCCTTCCTGCCGTGA
- the pdxT gene encoding pyridoxal 5'-phosphate synthase glutaminase subunit PdxT yields MTAPQIGVLALQGAFREHKRLLETQGAQVREVRLPHQLEGLSGLILPGGESTTIGNLMVEYNLIPAIQDFHASGGVVFGTCAGAILLARTIHGTPPQFGAQPSLDLMDITVKRNAFGRQVDSFRTPLEVSGFKTPFPAVFIRAPIIEAVGEEVEVLSRHQGQIVLARSGRLLAGSFHPELTGDPRIHELFLKMSLEARRA; encoded by the coding sequence ATGACTGCACCACAAATCGGCGTGCTGGCCTTGCAGGGGGCCTTTCGCGAACACAAACGCCTGCTCGAAACCCAGGGTGCCCAGGTGCGTGAAGTGCGGCTGCCGCACCAGCTGGAGGGCCTCTCGGGCCTGATCCTGCCGGGCGGCGAGAGCACCACCATCGGCAATTTGATGGTGGAGTACAACCTGATTCCGGCGATTCAGGACTTTCACGCCTCGGGCGGGGTGGTGTTCGGCACCTGTGCCGGGGCGATTCTGCTGGCGCGCACCATCCACGGCACCCCGCCGCAGTTCGGCGCCCAGCCGAGCCTCGATCTGATGGACATCACCGTGAAGCGCAACGCCTTCGGCCGACAGGTCGATTCGTTTCGCACGCCCCTGGAGGTGTCCGGCTTCAAGACGCCGTTTCCGGCGGTGTTCATCCGCGCGCCGATCATCGAGGCGGTGGGGGAGGAGGTCGAGGTGCTCTCGCGCCACCAGGGCCAGATCGTGCTGGCGCGCAGCGGCCGGCTACTGGCCGGCAGTTTTCACCCCGAACTCACCGGCGATCCGCGCATTCATGAGCTGTTTCTCAAGATGAGCTTGGAAGCCCGCCGGGCCTGA